A genomic stretch from Natronomonas gomsonensis includes:
- a CDS encoding acyl-CoA dehydrogenase encodes MDFSFTAEQKQVTDMVSDFVDEEVVPVADEIDHDDEFPWELVEELADLGLMGMPFPEEYGGAGLDYHAYPAALEEISRGSGGLGTIVAAHISLAGNMIYEFGDESQKEEFLTPLAEGEDIGAFALSEPGAGSDVPAMETTAEKAGDEYVINGGKLWISNGSVANTVTVFAKTDPEAGNKGISSFIVRPEEDDGFIVEGTEDKLGDKGCPTAELRFDNLTIPESRRLGEEGRGFVHALKTLNGGRITIAARSVGIAQAALDAALEYSQDREQFDQPISDFQSIQHKLADMDTQTRAARLLMHSAADKKIRGENFVKEAAQAKLHASEVSREVANEGIQIHGGYGYTKDFPAERFYRDAKLNEIYEGTSEVLRNTIANELLN; translated from the coding sequence ATGGACTTCAGTTTCACGGCGGAACAGAAACAAGTCACGGACATGGTGTCCGACTTCGTCGACGAGGAAGTCGTCCCCGTCGCCGACGAAATCGACCACGACGACGAGTTCCCGTGGGAACTCGTCGAGGAACTCGCCGACCTCGGATTGATGGGGATGCCGTTCCCCGAGGAGTACGGCGGTGCGGGCCTCGATTATCACGCCTACCCCGCCGCTCTGGAGGAGATTTCGCGCGGCTCCGGCGGTCTCGGAACCATCGTCGCCGCCCACATCTCGCTTGCGGGCAACATGATTTACGAGTTCGGCGACGAATCCCAGAAGGAGGAGTTCCTGACGCCGCTGGCGGAGGGCGAAGACATCGGCGCGTTCGCGCTGTCGGAACCCGGCGCCGGAAGCGACGTGCCGGCCATGGAGACCACCGCCGAGAAAGCCGGTGACGAGTACGTCATCAACGGCGGCAAACTGTGGATTTCCAACGGTTCGGTCGCGAACACGGTCACGGTGTTCGCCAAGACCGACCCCGAGGCCGGCAACAAGGGTATCTCGTCGTTCATCGTCCGACCGGAAGAGGACGACGGCTTCATCGTCGAGGGCACCGAGGACAAACTCGGTGACAAGGGCTGTCCAACCGCCGAGTTGCGCTTCGACAATCTCACCATCCCCGAATCGCGCCGCCTCGGCGAGGAGGGTCGCGGTTTCGTCCACGCGCTGAAGACGCTCAACGGCGGCCGCATCACCATCGCTGCCCGCTCTGTCGGCATCGCACAGGCGGCGCTCGATGCGGCACTGGAATACAGCCAGGACCGCGAACAGTTCGACCAGCCGATTTCCGACTTCCAGTCCATCCAGCACAAACTCGCCGACATGGACACACAGACCCGTGCGGCCCGATTGCTGATGCACTCGGCGGCCGACAAGAAGATTCGCGGCGAGAACTTCGTCAAGGAGGCCGCCCAGGCGAAACTGCACGCCTCCGAAGTTTCCCGTGAGGTCGCAAACGAGGGCATCCAGATTCACGGCGGCTACGGCTACACGAAGGACTTCCCTGCAGAGCGGTTCTACCGCGACGCCAAACTCAACGAGATTTACGAGGGCACCAGCGAAGTCCTGCGCAACACCATCGCCAACGAACTGTTGAACTGA
- a CDS encoding MaoC family dehydratase, which yields MPGLYYEEFEVGQTIEHDKRRTISESDNQGFCDMTMNQQPLHLDADFAADTQFGQRLVNGLYTMSLAVALSVPDTTDGTIVANLGYDNVEHPNPVFHGDTVYAQTTVTDKRETSDGERGIVEMHLEVFKIDDPDDTLVCELDRTALSLKRPE from the coding sequence ATGCCCGGCCTGTACTACGAGGAGTTCGAGGTGGGACAGACCATCGAACACGACAAGCGGCGGACGATTAGCGAATCGGACAATCAGGGCTTCTGTGATATGACGATGAACCAACAGCCGCTGCATCTCGATGCCGACTTCGCGGCCGATACCCAGTTCGGCCAGCGACTCGTCAACGGGCTCTACACGATGAGTCTCGCCGTCGCGCTGTCGGTTCCCGACACCACCGACGGCACCATCGTCGCCAACCTCGGCTACGACAACGTCGAACACCCAAACCCCGTCTTCCACGGCGATACGGTGTACGCCCAAACGACGGTCACCGACAAACGCGAGACCAGCGACGGCGAGCGCGGCATCGTCGAGATGCACCTCGAAGTGTTCAAAATCGACGACCCCGACGACACTCTGGTCTGTGAACTCGACCGGACGGCGCTGTCGCTGAAGCGACCGGAGTGA
- a CDS encoding redoxin domain-containing protein, giving the protein MIREGQTGPDFALPGVEGGSPDVYELFKAIEAGDAVLLWFFPSTFLPTATAELCAIRDAGWHGHDGLQVWGVSMDSIYASAAYADDYDLPLVLLGDGGSAAEYYGVRYEEWEGHYGPPKRAAFLLGSDWTVEFAWTTDDGFAPSDPSPVEAVAEVLGEMFPDCETDVAADYDAYFN; this is encoded by the coding sequence ATGATACGCGAGGGACAAACGGGGCCGGATTTCGCACTGCCGGGCGTCGAAGGTGGGTCACCCGACGTGTACGAACTGTTCAAAGCCATCGAGGCGGGCGACGCCGTGTTGTTGTGGTTCTTTCCCTCGACGTTTCTGCCGACTGCGACGGCGGAGTTGTGTGCGATTCGCGACGCCGGCTGGCACGGCCACGACGGACTGCAAGTGTGGGGCGTCTCGATGGACAGCATCTACGCATCGGCGGCGTACGCCGATGACTACGACCTCCCTTTGGTCTTACTCGGCGACGGCGGCAGTGCCGCGGAGTACTACGGCGTCCGCTACGAGGAGTGGGAAGGCCACTACGGGCCGCCGAAGCGGGCGGCGTTTCTCCTCGGGAGCGACTGGACCGTCGAGTTCGCGTGGACGACCGACGACGGCTTCGCGCCGAGTGACCCCTCGCCGGTCGAGGCAGTCGCCGAGGTGCTCGGGGAGATGTTTCCGGACTGCGAGACGGACGTGGCCGCCGACTACGACGCCTACTTCAACTGA
- a CDS encoding PH domain-containing protein produces MSAASTAGSASDSPSLEWLTLDDDEELLWSSRPHRSSLVPALVVGIPLSFVLIGIPILVSAYLTYQNTHYVVTDAGLYKKTGILSRDVQKIGFDKVQNTSYSQSAIGGYFGYGNVDISTAGGSGVEMRFRSVPDPADVQQRINKRVKSKEPARDDKNEVLDDVLEELRAIRTALEEQ; encoded by the coding sequence ATGTCCGCCGCCTCCACCGCCGGCAGCGCCTCCGATTCACCGTCGCTCGAGTGGCTGACGCTGGACGACGACGAGGAACTCCTGTGGTCGAGTCGCCCACACCGCAGTAGCCTCGTCCCTGCCCTCGTCGTCGGGATTCCGCTGTCGTTCGTCCTCATCGGTATCCCAATCCTCGTCAGCGCATATCTCACCTACCAGAACACCCACTACGTCGTCACCGACGCCGGCCTCTACAAGAAGACCGGTATTCTCTCCCGTGACGTACAGAAAATCGGCTTCGATAAGGTCCAGAACACCTCTTATAGCCAATCTGCCATCGGCGGCTACTTCGGCTACGGCAACGTCGACATCTCGACTGCGGGCGGCAGCGGCGTCGAGATGCGGTTCCGGTCGGTCCCCGACCCCGCCGACGTACAGCAACGCATCAACAAGCGCGTCAAGTCCAAAGAGCCCGCCCGCGACGACAAAAACGAGGTCCTCGACGATGTCCTCGAGGAACTCCGGGCCATCCGCACCGCCCTCGAAGAGCAATGA
- a CDS encoding class I fructose-bisphosphate aldolase, translating to MIPIDDTPLCRDGKALILAYDHGLEHGPVDFRGVPESADPERTFEAATHPAVTSVAVQKGIAEAYYPSYSKDVDLLMKLNGTSNLWMGEPDSAVNCTVEYAAEVGASSVGFTLYGGSNNEVEMAEEFRDAQEAAREHDLPVVMWSYPRGQGLKNDTKPDTISYAARLALELGADIAKVKHPGSQEAMEDAVRMAGRTKVVMSGGSKTTDREFLASVKETIDAGGKGLAVGRNVWQREDPTRILDALEKVIFEETSVDEALAAAE from the coding sequence ATGATTCCCATCGACGACACCCCGCTGTGCCGGGACGGGAAAGCGCTCATCCTCGCCTACGACCACGGACTCGAACACGGCCCCGTCGACTTCCGTGGCGTCCCCGAGAGCGCGGACCCCGAACGGACCTTCGAGGCGGCGACCCACCCCGCCGTCACGTCCGTCGCAGTCCAGAAGGGCATCGCCGAAGCCTACTACCCCTCCTACTCCAAGGACGTAGACCTGCTGATGAAGCTCAACGGCACGTCGAACCTCTGGATGGGTGAACCGGACTCAGCGGTCAACTGCACCGTCGAGTACGCCGCCGAGGTCGGCGCGTCGTCGGTCGGCTTTACGCTGTACGGCGGCTCGAACAACGAAGTCGAGATGGCCGAGGAGTTCCGCGACGCCCAGGAGGCCGCCCGCGAACACGACCTGCCGGTCGTCATGTGGTCGTACCCGCGCGGGCAAGGCCTGAAGAACGACACAAAGCCCGACACCATCTCGTATGCCGCACGGCTAGCGCTCGAGTTGGGTGCCGACATAGCGAAGGTCAAGCATCCGGGCAGCCAAGAGGCCATGGAAGACGCCGTCCGGATGGCCGGACGGACGAAGGTCGTCATGTCGGGCGGCTCGAAGACGACCGACCGAGAGTTCCTCGCCTCGGTCAAGGAGACCATCGACGCCGGCGGAAAGGGTCTCGCCGTGGGACGCAACGTCTGGCAGCGCGAGGACCCCACCCGCATCCTCGACGCCTTAGAGAAGGTCATCTTCGAGGAGACGAGCGTCGACGAGGCGCTCGCGGCGGCCGAATAG
- a CDS encoding acyl-CoA carboxylase subunit beta, which produces MKVRIGGDASIEEAEAIAQAMANHAETDVEVFVGDDDEPAATSEADLSPIEDDLGPTEREELLREQIEDIELGGPEKYKERLDDQGKLFVRDRLELWFGEDGLAFEDGKFAAFDAEDRLPADGLLTGAAEFEDRDVHFMANDFTVKAGSMAARGCEKFLRMQQRALKTGKPVLYLMDSSGGRIDKQTEFFANREGIGKYYYNHSRLSGRVPQICVLYGPCIAGAAYTPVFADFTIMVEGMSAMAIASPRMVEMVTGEDIDMQDLGGARMHTTESGSADLVARDEQHARQLVSQLVQYLPDNADEKPPRATPKPPKRSPEGIDSVIPQEPNKGYDIRDLIERVVDRDSFFELQPEYGPEIVTGFAHLDGRSVGIIANQPAERAGAIFPDSAEKAAQFAWKCDAYNVPLLYLCDTPGFMAGSQVEKEGILEKGKKMIYATSEATVPKQSVVVRKAYGAGIYAMSGPAYDPESTIALPSGEIGIMGPEAAINAVYANKLADIDDEEERKEMEQQLREEYREDIDVRRMASEVVIDEIIPPSTLREELINRFSFYEDVEKDRPSKKHGTVL; this is translated from the coding sequence ATGAAAGTTCGCATCGGGGGCGACGCAAGCATCGAAGAGGCAGAGGCCATCGCACAGGCGATGGCGAACCACGCCGAAACCGACGTTGAGGTGTTCGTCGGCGACGACGACGAACCCGCGGCGACGAGCGAGGCCGACCTCTCGCCCATCGAGGACGACCTCGGGCCGACCGAACGCGAGGAACTGCTCCGCGAACAAATCGAGGACATCGAGTTGGGGGGTCCCGAAAAGTACAAAGAGCGCCTCGACGACCAAGGCAAACTGTTCGTCCGAGACCGCCTCGAGTTGTGGTTCGGGGAGGACGGCCTCGCCTTCGAGGACGGGAAGTTCGCAGCCTTCGACGCCGAGGACAGGCTTCCGGCCGACGGCCTGCTGACCGGCGCCGCGGAGTTCGAGGACCGCGACGTCCACTTCATGGCCAACGACTTCACCGTCAAGGCCGGGTCGATGGCCGCACGGGGCTGTGAGAAGTTCCTCCGCATGCAACAGCGCGCGCTGAAGACCGGCAAGCCGGTGCTGTACCTGATGGACTCCTCGGGCGGCCGCATCGACAAACAGACCGAGTTCTTCGCCAACCGCGAGGGCATCGGGAAGTACTACTACAACCACTCGCGGCTCTCGGGACGCGTCCCACAGATTTGCGTCCTGTACGGCCCCTGTATTGCAGGAGCGGCGTACACGCCCGTCTTCGCCGACTTCACCATCATGGTCGAAGGGATGAGCGCGATGGCCATCGCCAGCCCTCGAATGGTCGAGATGGTCACCGGCGAAGACATCGACATGCAGGACCTCGGCGGCGCGCGGATGCACACCACCGAATCCGGCAGCGCCGACCTCGTCGCACGCGACGAACAACACGCCCGACAACTCGTCTCCCAACTCGTCCAGTATCTCCCGGACAACGCCGACGAGAAGCCGCCGCGGGCGACGCCGAAGCCGCCCAAGCGCTCCCCGGAGGGCATCGACTCGGTCATCCCACAGGAGCCGAACAAGGGCTACGACATCCGCGACCTCATAGAGCGGGTCGTCGACCGGGATTCCTTCTTCGAACTCCAGCCGGAGTACGGCCCCGAAATCGTGACCGGCTTCGCCCACCTCGACGGTCGGTCGGTCGGCATCATCGCAAACCAGCCCGCCGAGCGCGCCGGTGCCATCTTCCCAGACTCCGCCGAGAAGGCCGCTCAGTTCGCCTGGAAGTGCGACGCATACAACGTCCCGCTTCTGTATCTGTGTGACACACCGGGGTTCATGGCCGGTTCACAGGTCGAGAAGGAAGGCATCCTCGAGAAGGGCAAGAAGATGATTTACGCCACCTCGGAGGCGACAGTGCCGAAGCAGTCGGTCGTCGTCCGGAAAGCCTACGGCGCCGGCATCTACGCGATGTCGGGGCCGGCCTACGACCCCGAATCGACCATCGCACTCCCCTCCGGCGAAATCGGCATCATGGGTCCGGAAGCGGCCATCAACGCCGTCTACGCGAACAAACTCGCGGACATCGACGACGAGGAGGAACGCAAGGAGATGGAACAACAACTCCGCGAGGAGTACCGCGAGGACATCGACGTTCGCCGGATGGCCAGCGAAGTCGTCATCGACGAAATCATCCCCCCGTCGACGCTCCGGGAGGAACTCATCAATCGCTTTAGCTTCTACGAGGACGTCGAGAAGGACCGTCCCTCGAAGAAACACGGGACGGTTCTGTAA
- a CDS encoding PH domain-containing protein, producing MTETWLSLEAGEAVEWEASPRLMRAAPAVAISLVLVAAAIGGAIVVDRLALALLVVAPVPGIYAYLRVTNTRFVLTNRALYRKSGILGIDVRTIELDRVQNSTSSQGILGTAFGYGSVVVDVAGGADLRLFDIYDPDDVRADIERLAGRSDEIPGTLEQWQSVREELRAIRRELDGQLK from the coding sequence ATGACCGAAACGTGGCTGTCGCTGGAAGCCGGCGAGGCCGTCGAGTGGGAGGCTTCCCCGCGGCTGATGCGTGCGGCCCCGGCCGTCGCCATCAGCCTCGTACTCGTGGCCGCGGCCATTGGCGGGGCAATCGTCGTCGATCGGCTGGCACTCGCGCTGTTAGTCGTCGCGCCAGTTCCCGGAATTTACGCGTACCTCAGGGTCACCAACACGCGATTCGTCCTCACGAACCGCGCGCTGTACCGCAAGAGCGGCATCCTTGGAATCGACGTTCGGACCATCGAACTCGACCGCGTCCAAAACAGCACCTCCTCGCAGGGAATCCTCGGAACGGCGTTCGGCTACGGTAGCGTCGTCGTCGACGTCGCTGGCGGCGCCGACCTCCGGCTGTTCGACATCTACGATCCCGACGACGTTCGGGCCGACATCGAACGCCTCGCCGGGCGCAGCGACGAGATTCCGGGCACGCTCGAACAGTGGCAGAGCGTCCGCGAAGAACTCCGCGCCATCCGCCGGGAACTCGACGGTCAGTTGAAGTAG
- a CDS encoding class 1 fructose-bisphosphatase: MADAIGSILDAVASTAPDIRDGLVGRRVYESGANPSGEQQLAADIYADELLEERLLDIDDVGSYASEERDSVVESGTGESEYHVACDPLDGSSNLKSNNTMGTLFGVYDEPLPTSGRNLVASGFVLYGPITTMVVARDGIVREELIDDGEREVVTEDLTLPEEPVVYGFGGRVPQWTDAFAGYVDEVEDELKLRYGGAMIGDVNQVLTYGGIFGYPGLRDRPEGKLRLLFEGHPIGHIIESAGGASSNGERSLLDCTPTDLHERTPLFVGDDDYIARLESALPE, translated from the coding sequence ATGGCCGACGCTATCGGGTCGATACTGGATGCCGTCGCCTCGACGGCGCCGGATATACGGGACGGCCTCGTCGGGCGACGAGTGTACGAATCGGGGGCAAACCCCTCTGGCGAGCAGCAGCTCGCCGCCGACATCTACGCCGACGAACTGCTCGAAGAGCGACTGCTGGACATCGACGACGTAGGAAGTTACGCCAGCGAGGAACGGGACTCGGTCGTCGAAAGCGGAACCGGCGAAAGCGAGTACCATGTCGCCTGTGACCCACTCGACGGCTCCTCGAATCTGAAGTCCAACAACACGATGGGAACGCTGTTCGGCGTCTACGACGAGCCGTTGCCGACCTCGGGGCGGAACCTCGTCGCCTCCGGGTTCGTTCTGTACGGCCCCATCACGACAATGGTCGTCGCCCGCGACGGCATCGTCCGAGAGGAACTCATCGACGACGGCGAGCGCGAGGTCGTCACCGAGGACCTCACGCTCCCGGAGGAGCCAGTCGTCTACGGCTTCGGCGGCCGCGTCCCCCAGTGGACCGACGCCTTCGCCGGCTACGTCGATGAGGTGGAAGACGAACTCAAACTCCGCTACGGCGGTGCGATGATAGGGGACGTGAACCAAGTGCTCACCTACGGTGGAATCTTCGGCTACCCCGGACTTCGGGACCGTCCCGAGGGAAAACTCCGACTGCTGTTCGAAGGTCACCCCATCGGCCACATCATCGAATCGGCGGGCGGAGCGTCCTCGAACGGCGAGCGGTCGCTTCTGGACTGCACTCCCACCGACCTCCACGAGCGGACGCCGCTGTTCGTCGGTGACGACGACTACATCGCCCGGTTGGAATCCGCCCTCCCCGAGTGA